One window of Medicago truncatula cultivar Jemalong A17 chromosome 2, MtrunA17r5.0-ANR, whole genome shotgun sequence genomic DNA carries:
- the LOC120578325 gene encoding zinc finger MYM-type protein 1-like, producing the protein MTCGDIQKDLAMSCVHEVMKVITEELGDKQFSVLIDESRDISVKEQMTVMLRFLNDKGEVVERFLALYHVKDTTSEALKNALCDILDRYTLSISRIRGQGYDGASNMRGEFNGLQRKILDENPYAFYVHCYAHRLQLVIVSVASSCSSINDFFEYISLIVTTSSTSCKRRDSLTEAQHEDILSKLSSGEISTGRGSNQSCSLARPGDTRWGSHHTTLLRLDQMWSSVLVVLSMVDKDGRGPSQAAGLIEKMESFKFVFILKLMLKLFGITNELSKILQRKDLNIVLAMDLINVVKARFATLRDNGWDNLFLDVQEFCVAKGIPVPNMDDEIAVRGRSRLEGRTVTNFHHYRAEIFYVAIDKICVEMDHRFSEGSNIVLDCFSCLDPKNSFSKFDVDKLARLADIYHPDFSDDDRETIREQLDT; encoded by the exons atgaCTTGCGGTGACATTCAAAAGGATCTTGCAATGTCTTGTGTACATGAAGTTATGAAGGTGATTACGGAAGAGCTTGGTGATAAACAATTCTCTGTGCTTATTGATGAGTCACGTGATATATCCGTCAAAGAGCAAATGACGGTGATGTTGAG GTTCTTGAACGACAAAGGGGAAGTTGTGGAACGATTTCTTGCACTATATCATGTCAAAGATACTACTTCTGAGGCACTAAAGAATGCTCTTTGTGATATTCTTGACCGTTACACGTTATCTATTTCAAGGATACGAGGGCAAGGATATGATGGGGCTTCAAATATGAGAGGTGAATTTAATGGTTTGCAAAGAAAGATCCTAGATGAAAACCCTTATGCTTTCTATGTCCATTGCTATGCTCACCGCTTGCAATTGGTGATTGTGTCCGTTGCTAGTAGTTGCTCATCTATTAATGATTTCTTTGAGTACATATCCTTGATTGTAACAACATCAAGTACATCTTGTAAGAGAAGGGATTCTTTGACGGAGGCACAACACGAAGATATTTTGAGTAAACTATCGAGTGGTGAGATATCTACAGGAAGGGGTTCGAACCAATCATGTAGTCTCGCTAGACCCGGGGATACTAGATGGGGTTCACATCATACTACCTTGCTTCGTTTGGATCAGATGTGGTCCTCCGTGTTAGTGGTGCTTAGTATGGTTGATAAAGATGGACGTGGACCATCTCAAGCAGCGGGTTTGATAGAAAAAATGGAGAgctttaaatttgttttcattttgaagttaatgttaaagttgtttggtatcACAAACGAGCTTTCAAAAATCTTGCAAAGAAAAGATCTTAATATTGTGCTTGCCATGGATTTAATTAATGTTGTCAAAGCTCGGTTTGCCACATTGAGAGATAATGGTTgggataatttatttttggatgtACAAGAATTTTGTGTTGCTAAAGGTATTCCGGTACCAAATATGGATGATGAAATAGCGGTTCGGGGTCGTTCAAGACTAGAAGGGAGGACTGTCACTAATTTTCACCATTACCGTGCAGAGATTTTTTATGTTGCTATTGACAAAATATGTGTGGAGATGGATCATCGCTTTAGTGAAGGAAGTAACATTGTCCTTGATTGCTTCTCATGTCTTGACCCCAAGAACTCTTTCTCCAAATTTGATGTTGATAAGCTTGCTCGTCTTGCTGATATTTATCATCCTGACTTTTCTGATGATGACCGTGAAACAATAAGGGAGCAACTTGACACTTAG